From the genome of Lineus longissimus chromosome 8, tnLinLong1.2, whole genome shotgun sequence, one region includes:
- the LOC135492205 gene encoding pleckstrin homology domain-containing family F member 2-like isoform X2 yields the protein MVDRLVNTEVNNRRIAGVEKAFGSSGQPLCVPGRVLVGEGVLTKMCRKGPKPRQFFLMNDILVYGNIVMNKKKYTMQHIIDLMDVKLKSLEDTDGLRNGWQIVSPKKSFAVYAATATEKSEWMAHINKCVQDLLAKGGHSQTSDVSPVWIPDSEAPKCMLCKKVAFTVLQRRHHCRKCGLVVCGMCSTKRQSLPMQSTKPLRVCDQCYDSASDESKMSAKSDVTQGDSSDSSSSEDEEETNNGAMTGNVADAEKDSETSTNESNRR from the exons ATGGTGGACAGACTTG TTAACACAGAGGTCAACAACCGGCGAATTGCTGGTGTTGAAAAAGCCTTTGGCAGCTCTGGACAG CCATTATGTGTGCCTGGCAGAGTACTGGTTGGGGAGGGAGTCCTGACCAAGATGTGCCGGAAAGGTCCCAAACCCCGCCAATTCTTCCTCATGAACGATATCCTAGTTTATGGCAATATtgtgatgaacaagaaaaagTATACTATGCAGCATATAATTGACCTGATGGATGTCAAGTTGAAGTCATTGGAGGATACAGATG GTCTGCGGAATGGTTGGCAGATTGTCAGTCCTAAGAAGTCATTTGCCGTCTATGCTGCTACTGCTACAGAAAAATCGGAATGGATGGCACATATAAACAAGTGTGTGCAGGACTTGTTAGCCAAAG GAGGTCATTCACAAACCAGCGATGTGTCACCTGTTTGGATCCCCGATTCGGAGGCCCCCAAGTGTATGCTGTGTAAGAAGGTCGCATTCACAGTCCTCCAGAGAAGG CACCACTGTAGAAAGTGTGGTTTAGTCGTTTGTGGTATGTGCTCCACCAAGAGACAGTCCCTTCCTATGCAATCAACAAAACCACTGAGAGTGTGTGACCAGTGTTATGACAGTGCTTCAGACGAGTCCAAAATGAGTGCTAAGTCAG ATGTGACGCAAGGTGATAGCTCAGACAGCTCATCGTCGGAGGATGAGGAAGAAACAAACAATGGGGCGATGACAGGCAATGTGGCTGATGCTGAAAAGGATTCAGAG ACTTCAACAAATGAAAGCAACCGAAGATAG
- the LOC135492205 gene encoding pleckstrin homology domain-containing family F member 2-like isoform X3: protein MCRKGPKPRQFFLMNDILVYGNIVMNKKKYTMQHIIDLMDVKLKSLEDTDGLRNGWQIVSPKKSFAVYAATATEKSEWMAHINKCVQDLLAKGGHSQTSDVSPVWIPDSEAPKCMLCKKVAFTVLQRRHHCRKCGLVVCGMCSTKRQSLPMQSTKPLRVCDQCYDSASDESKMSAKSDVTQGDSSDSSSSEDEEETNNGAMTGNVADAEKDSEPTFYEDKKE, encoded by the exons ATGTGCCGGAAAGGTCCCAAACCCCGCCAATTCTTCCTCATGAACGATATCCTAGTTTATGGCAATATtgtgatgaacaagaaaaagTATACTATGCAGCATATAATTGACCTGATGGATGTCAAGTTGAAGTCATTGGAGGATACAGATG GTCTGCGGAATGGTTGGCAGATTGTCAGTCCTAAGAAGTCATTTGCCGTCTATGCTGCTACTGCTACAGAAAAATCGGAATGGATGGCACATATAAACAAGTGTGTGCAGGACTTGTTAGCCAAAG GAGGTCATTCACAAACCAGCGATGTGTCACCTGTTTGGATCCCCGATTCGGAGGCCCCCAAGTGTATGCTGTGTAAGAAGGTCGCATTCACAGTCCTCCAGAGAAGG CACCACTGTAGAAAGTGTGGTTTAGTCGTTTGTGGTATGTGCTCCACCAAGAGACAGTCCCTTCCTATGCAATCAACAAAACCACTGAGAGTGTGTGACCAGTGTTATGACAGTGCTTCAGACGAGTCCAAAATGAGTGCTAAGTCAG ATGTGACGCAAGGTGATAGCTCAGACAGCTCATCGTCGGAGGATGAGGAAGAAACAAACAATGGGGCGATGACAGGCAATGTGGCTGATGCTGAAAAGGATTCAGAG cCAACTTTCTATGAAGACAAAAAGGAGTGA
- the LOC135492205 gene encoding pleckstrin homology domain-containing family F member 2-like isoform X1: MVDRLVNTEVNNRRIAGVEKAFGSSGQPLCVPGRVLVGEGVLTKMCRKGPKPRQFFLMNDILVYGNIVMNKKKYTMQHIIDLMDVKLKSLEDTDGLRNGWQIVSPKKSFAVYAATATEKSEWMAHINKCVQDLLAKGGHSQTSDVSPVWIPDSEAPKCMLCKKVAFTVLQRRHHCRKCGLVVCGMCSTKRQSLPMQSTKPLRVCDQCYDSASDESKMSAKSDVTQGDSSDSSSSEDEEETNNGAMTGNVADAEKDSEPTFYEDKKE, encoded by the exons ATGGTGGACAGACTTG TTAACACAGAGGTCAACAACCGGCGAATTGCTGGTGTTGAAAAAGCCTTTGGCAGCTCTGGACAG CCATTATGTGTGCCTGGCAGAGTACTGGTTGGGGAGGGAGTCCTGACCAAGATGTGCCGGAAAGGTCCCAAACCCCGCCAATTCTTCCTCATGAACGATATCCTAGTTTATGGCAATATtgtgatgaacaagaaaaagTATACTATGCAGCATATAATTGACCTGATGGATGTCAAGTTGAAGTCATTGGAGGATACAGATG GTCTGCGGAATGGTTGGCAGATTGTCAGTCCTAAGAAGTCATTTGCCGTCTATGCTGCTACTGCTACAGAAAAATCGGAATGGATGGCACATATAAACAAGTGTGTGCAGGACTTGTTAGCCAAAG GAGGTCATTCACAAACCAGCGATGTGTCACCTGTTTGGATCCCCGATTCGGAGGCCCCCAAGTGTATGCTGTGTAAGAAGGTCGCATTCACAGTCCTCCAGAGAAGG CACCACTGTAGAAAGTGTGGTTTAGTCGTTTGTGGTATGTGCTCCACCAAGAGACAGTCCCTTCCTATGCAATCAACAAAACCACTGAGAGTGTGTGACCAGTGTTATGACAGTGCTTCAGACGAGTCCAAAATGAGTGCTAAGTCAG ATGTGACGCAAGGTGATAGCTCAGACAGCTCATCGTCGGAGGATGAGGAAGAAACAAACAATGGGGCGATGACAGGCAATGTGGCTGATGCTGAAAAGGATTCAGAG cCAACTTTCTATGAAGACAAAAAGGAGTGA